From the genome of Chania multitudinisentens RB-25, one region includes:
- a CDS encoding tyrosine-type recombinase/integrase: protein MPLTDIKVKTAKPMEKAYKLTDGGGMFLLVKPNGSKYWRLKYRIAGKEKLLSIGVYPDTSLADARKRRDEARKTLASGGDPGEVKKAEKLSQKLSIENTFEAIAREWHQNRADRWSLRYREEIIDTFEKDVFPYIGKRAIAEIKPMEVLQALQLMEKRKALEKMRKVRQRCVEVFRYAIVTGRAEYNPAADLATALATPTKTHFPFLSVEELPYFLRDLAGYTGSIITKTATQIIMLTAVRTQELRFARWQDIDFEKRLWEIPPEVMKMKRPHIVPLSEQVMNLFLSLKPITGAYPLVFIGRNDRTKPISKESVNQVIELLGYKGRLTGHGFRHTMSTILHEQGYNSAWIETQLAHVDKNAIRGAYNHAQYLDGRREMMQWYADYMKSLEQGGSVV, encoded by the coding sequence ATGCCACTAACGGACATAAAAGTGAAAACAGCCAAGCCGATGGAAAAAGCCTACAAGTTGACTGACGGTGGTGGCATGTTCCTGCTGGTCAAACCCAATGGCTCAAAATACTGGCGCTTGAAGTACCGCATTGCTGGAAAAGAAAAGCTGCTTTCTATCGGGGTGTATCCCGATACCTCACTGGCCGATGCGCGTAAGAGAAGAGATGAGGCTCGTAAAACGTTAGCCTCTGGTGGCGACCCTGGGGAAGTGAAGAAGGCCGAAAAGCTGTCGCAAAAGCTTTCTATCGAAAACACCTTCGAAGCTATCGCACGTGAGTGGCATCAGAATAGGGCCGACCGTTGGTCGTTACGCTACCGCGAGGAAATCATCGATACCTTCGAGAAGGATGTTTTCCCATATATTGGCAAACGCGCTATTGCCGAAATCAAGCCGATGGAGGTGTTGCAAGCGTTACAGTTGATGGAGAAGCGTAAGGCGTTAGAGAAAATGCGCAAGGTGCGGCAGCGCTGCGTGGAGGTTTTCCGCTATGCCATTGTTACCGGGCGTGCGGAATATAATCCAGCCGCTGACTTGGCAACAGCTTTGGCTACGCCGACAAAGACACATTTCCCTTTTCTTAGCGTTGAAGAGCTGCCTTACTTCTTGCGAGATCTTGCAGGCTATACCGGCAGCATCATCACCAAAACCGCAACGCAAATCATCATGCTGACAGCGGTTCGTACCCAGGAGCTTCGTTTTGCTCGTTGGCAGGATATCGACTTCGAGAAACGGCTTTGGGAGATACCCCCTGAAGTGATGAAGATGAAGCGACCTCACATCGTTCCGTTGTCTGAGCAGGTAATGAATTTGTTCTTGTCACTGAAGCCTATTACAGGTGCGTATCCATTGGTGTTCATTGGAAGAAATGACCGAACGAAGCCGATTTCAAAGGAAAGTGTTAACCAGGTGATTGAGCTGCTCGGCTACAAGGGAAGGCTGACTGGCCACGGTTTCCGCCACACGATGAGTACGATCTTGCATGAGCAGGGCTATAACTCGGCTTGGATTGAGACGCAGCTTGCCCATGTGGATAAGAACGCGATTCGTGGAGCCTACAACCATGCGCAGTATCTGGACGGCAGGCGGGAGATGATGCAGTGGTATGCGGATTACATGAAGAGCTTGGAGCAGGGCGGAAGTGTGGTGTAA
- a CDS encoding DJ-1/PfpI family protein, giving the protein MTKKVAVLLTEGFEEAEAVIVIDVLRRLRIDVELLSCQDRLELRSYNKMRMFADALLERRMDVLYDAVVIPGGPQATANMADNSMAVEFIRRHDQATKLICPLCSAAARVLAVNRLLQGRRYVCSGELHRGVVDGTYVAEKVVEDGNLISGKGPGAAFDFAFTVAYRLTGDYAATQEQAEHIYHENWQVPQAVPA; this is encoded by the coding sequence ATGACCAAGAAAGTTGCCGTCCTGTTGACCGAAGGATTTGAAGAAGCTGAGGCGGTTATCGTGATCGACGTGTTGCGTCGTCTGAGAATTGATGTGGAACTGCTGTCCTGCCAGGATCGGCTGGAACTCCGCAGCTACAATAAGATGCGTATGTTCGCCGATGCTCTGCTAGAACGCCGTATGGATGTCCTGTATGACGCCGTGGTGATCCCCGGTGGGCCGCAGGCGACTGCCAACATGGCGGATAATTCGATGGCCGTGGAGTTTATCCGCCGTCACGATCAGGCTACCAAGCTGATTTGCCCACTGTGCTCCGCTGCCGCTCGCGTGCTCGCCGTCAACCGGTTGCTGCAAGGCCGCCGTTATGTTTGTTCCGGTGAACTACATCGCGGTGTGGTAGATGGTACTTATGTGGCTGAAAAAGTGGTTGAAGACGGTAATCTGATCAGTGGCAAAGGGCCAGGGGCTGCGTTTGATTTTGCCTTCACCGTTGCCTATCGACTCACTGGTGACTATGCTGCCACGCAAGAACAGGCAGAACATATCTATCACGAAAACTGGCAAGTGCCACAAGCAGTACCTGCATAA